The genomic stretch CCTCTGGGGTGATATCCGCAGGCACTTCATTACGAGGTGCGCTGATCACCATCTCTTCATTGCGCTGACCGTAGGCCTTCTCCGCAGGAATAGTGACACTTTTCTTTTCACCCGGCTCCATACCAGTGACCGCTTCATCAAACCCAACAATCACCTGGCCACCGCCCAAGGTGAACTCCAGCGGATCAACGCCCACAGAGGAATCAAACTCGGTGCCGTCCTCCAGGGTGCCGGTGTAATGAACTTTGACGCTGTCTCCTGATTTTGCTACAGTCATACATGCTCCTTATCCTTAATAGGATTGACGGAAATGAATAAGCAGGATTGCGCAGCATGCAGCAATCCTGTCGAAAATATCGCTTCGATATTATTGTACCTTCAGACAGCTGTCAACCCTTGGGAGCCGGTTTTCCGGTTTTCTCTTCCGGGCTTCCCACGCGATCAGCACAGTCCTCTTCTGGCACATAGCCGAGCCCGCAACAGGCCGGGCATTCTTCAACCGAGAGAAGAAAGCGACTTTCCCCTTTAAAAAAATTAAGCTGGCCACTGCCGCCGCAGGTCGGACAGGGAGGATGCTCTTTAACCTGCTCAGTCGCCATTCCGCAAGGCCTCCAGCTCTTCCCAACGGCTGTACAGGCTGGTGACCTCCTGCTGCGCCTTTTCCAGCTCTTGACAGCACAAAGCCAATTTTCCTGCATTACCAGCAATATCAGGATGATGAAGTTCAGCCTCCAGCTCTTCATGCCGCTCTTCTGCGACCAGGATTTTCTCCTCCATCTGGTCGTACTCGCGCTGATCCATGTAGGAGAGCTTTTTCACGGATTTCTTGGCAGCAGCCTTGGACGAAGCCTTTTTTTTGCGCTTTTTCTCCTCTTCCGCTTTGCCCTTCCCGTTAAGGGCAGCCAGCCATTGCCCATAATCAGCAAACAGGGAGGCATTATCCTGACCGTCAAAACCCAGGACCTGTCCACAGATCCGATCCAGCATAAAACGGTCATGGGTGACCAAAACCAAGGCCCCGGCAAACTCGTTCAAACTCTGCTCCAGGACGTTCAGAGAGGGGATATCCAGATCATTGGTGGGCTCATCCAGAAGCAGAATATCCGCAGGCTGACGCATGAGCGACGCGATCAATATTCGGGCCTGCTCCCCGCCGGAGAGCCGGGACACCGGGGTCTCCAGCTGATCCGTGCGAAAGAGAAAACGCTGGGCCCAAGAAGCCACATGGATGGAGCGGTCCTGATAAACCACGGAATCGCCGTCCGGGGCCAAGGCCCGGCGCAAGGTCTGCTCCTGATCTAGCTGCTCCCGGCGCTGATCAAAGCTGATAATACGGAGATTATCCGCTGCGACAACCGTGCCCGTGTCCGGCTGGGGCCCTTCATCAGTGCCAGCAGCCGCCAGAATTTGCATCAGGGTGGACTTGCCGCAGCCGTTCCGCCCCAGCAGGCCCAGCCGGGTGCCCGGTGCAAGGGTCAGATCAAGGTCGCTGAACAGACTACGTCCCTCAAAGCCCTTACTGATTCCAGTGGCAACCAGCAGCTTTTTGGTCTTGCGGTCTGTGCCGTCAAAGGAGATATCCACAGCTGTGCCTACCCGATTGCGCTGCTTAACCACCGACAACTCATCCTGAAGCCGATAGGCGGCATCTTTGCGCGACTTGGCCTTGGTGGCCCTAGCCTTGGGACCGCGACTGAGCCACTCATTTTCCCGCCGCACCTTATTGGCCAAGCGCTCCTCCTGCTCCTGCTGCTGCTCCAGAAAGATCTCCCGTTTTTCCAGAAAAGCAGAGTAATTGCCATTGACCTGAAGGGTTCCCTCAGGATAAGCCGCAGAGAGCTCAACGATCCGACT from Candidatus Electrothrix communis encodes the following:
- a CDS encoding ABC-F family ATP-binding cassette domain-containing protein gives rise to the protein MSNLLSCRDLTKAFGAQTLFSSVDLVLAKGDRVGLIGPNGSGKSTLLKILAGLIEADNGEIFRQRHVRVSYLAQSDVFDEEKSCADNLYAAVAALHIEEVEQYNRVHSLLSRAEFPDPDSLVGLLSGGWRKRLAICRALVTHPDVLVMDEPTNHLDIEGILWLEKLLKASLPESPDAYLMVSHDRRFLENTVSRIVELSAAYPEGTLQVNGNYSAFLEKREIFLEQQQEQEERLANKVRRENEWLSRGPKARATKAKSRKDAAYRLQDELSVVKQRNRVGTAVDISFDGTDRKTKKLLVATGISKGFEGRSLFSDLDLTLAPGTRLGLLGRNGCGKSTLMQILAAAGTDEGPQPDTGTVVAADNLRIISFDQRREQLDQEQTLRRALAPDGDSVVYQDRSIHVASWAQRFLFRTDQLETPVSRLSGGEQARILIASLMRQPADILLLDEPTNDLDIPSLNVLEQSLNEFAGALVLVTHDRFMLDRICGQVLGFDGQDNASLFADYGQWLAALNGKGKAEEEKKRKKKASSKAAAKKSVKKLSYMDQREYDQMEEKILVAEERHEELEAELHHPDIAGNAGKLALCCQELEKAQQEVTSLYSRWEELEALRNGD
- a CDS encoding peptidylprolyl isomerase, encoding MTVAKSGDSVKVHYTGTLEDGTEFDSSVGVDPLEFTLGGGQVIVGFDEAVTGMEPGEKKSVTIPAEKAYGQRNEEMVISAPRNEVPADITPEVGQRLQLAGPNGQPIMVEVTEVTDEHIQLDANPPLAGKDLTFALELVEIA